The following coding sequences lie in one Buchnera aphidicola (Stegophylla sp.) genomic window:
- the mutY gene encoding A/G-specific adenine glycosylase, giving the protein MKYWQFSQLIINWYHMYGRKNLPWQIKKTDYHIWISEIMLQQTQVKTVIPYYKKFISTFNTIDKLAQTNLDEILHIWSGLGYYKRAINLHKTAKIIINKYHGYFPNSIIDLIKLPGIGKTTAGAILSLSKNFSFPILDGNVKRILTRFYNLPKNFNKLKHYENKLWHLINMITPIHNANKFNQGMMDLGSLICQYKKPKCHICPLNQNCQYIKNFNNQKTNITKIIKKKIFFYLIIQYKNFVYLERRKNKKIWENLFCFPEFNNIKDINTWLIQNEIKNKNNEKINSIYHQLSHIKLKMKMFKIIIKNKKIFSKNNHYIWYNLYNPPHIGISQPIKKILIYLKKIDQD; this is encoded by the coding sequence ATGAAATATTGGCAATTTTCACAATTAATTATTAATTGGTATCATATGTATGGTAGAAAAAACTTACCATGGCAAATAAAAAAAACTGATTATCATATTTGGATTTCAGAAATTATGCTACAACAAACACAAGTAAAAACTGTTATACCTTATTACAAAAAATTTATATCCACATTCAATACTATAGATAAACTAGCACAAACAAATCTAGATGAGATATTACATATATGGAGTGGATTAGGATATTATAAAAGAGCTATAAATTTACATAAAACAGCTAAAATTATTATTAATAAATATCATGGATATTTTCCTAATAGTATTATAGATCTAATTAAACTACCAGGCATTGGAAAAACCACAGCAGGCGCAATTCTATCATTATCAAAAAATTTCTCCTTTCCCATATTAGATGGTAATGTTAAAAGAATTTTAACTAGATTCTATAATCTCCCTAAAAATTTCAACAAATTAAAACATTATGAAAACAAATTATGGCATTTAATAAATATGATTACACCTATTCATAATGCTAATAAATTTAATCAAGGTATGATGGATCTAGGATCATTAATATGCCAATATAAAAAACCTAAATGTCATATATGTCCACTCAATCAAAATTGTCAATACATAAAAAATTTTAATAATCAAAAAACAAATATTACAAAAATAATTAAAAAAAAAATATTTTTTTATCTTATAATCCAATATAAAAATTTTGTCTACTTAGAACGTCGAAAAAATAAAAAAATATGGGAAAATTTATTTTGTTTCCCAGAATTTAACAATATAAAAGATATAAATACTTGGTTAATACAAAATGAAATAAAAAACAAAAATAATGAAAAAATAAATTCAATTTATCATCAATTAAGTCATATAAAATTAAAAATGAAAATGTTTAAAATAATAATAAAAAATAAAAAAATATTTTCTAAAAACAACCATTATATTTGGTATAATTTGTATAATCCCCCACACATTGGAATATCACAACCCATAAAAAAAATATTAATATACTTAAAAAAAATTGATCAGGATTAA
- a CDS encoding oxidative damage protection protein, giving the protein MKIIFCKFFKKFCEGHDEPFYPGRIGEYIYKNISKLAWKKWMHQQTKIINEKKLNMMNIQDYQIIKKEMIKFLFKKDNITY; this is encoded by the coding sequence ATGAAAATCATTTTCTGTAAATTTTTTAAAAAATTTTGTGAAGGACATGACGAACCATTTTATCCAGGAAGAATAGGAGAATATATATATAAAAATATATCAAAATTAGCTTGGAAAAAATGGATGCATCAACAAACAAAAATTATTAATGAAAAAAAATTAAATATGATGAATATACAAGATTATCAAATAATAAAAAAAGAAATGATAAAATTTTTATTTAAAAAAGATAATATCACATATTAA
- the sbcB gene encoding exodeoxyribonuclease I — MNFNNLINQKCDFLFYDYETFGVHTALDKPVQFASIRTDYNFNIIDDNVSVFYCAPPNDYLPNPESVLITGITPQYAIKKGLNEFYFARKIYSILNTKFICVIGYNNIVFDDEITRNIFYRNFFDPYSWSWKNYNSRWDLINVVRACYLLRPEGIVWPKNKLGFVSFKLHDLTRSNHINHYDVHNAASDVLATVSLAKLVKLKQPKLFNYLFKYRLKDNLKLLINKVQWQPLVYISGIFGNIRNNMTCIVPIFWNIKNFNMLVFFDLYMDSHSLVDFLLENRYRNNITISKLFSFGIGFLYINQCPILVPVNLLDHANQYRLNINLNSYLNKIYFLRKNIFLFYEIRKLFSNFVYCNANHDVDLQIYRSFFSNYDKKQMRIIHTISINDLKNISINFFDSRLYEMFFRYRARNFPQSLNCFEKIKWLLYRLKKFNKNFLERYFDNLNQLMNQYSKNLKKINLLNDLKRYVQYFIQFK; from the coding sequence ATGAATTTTAATAATTTAATAAATCAAAAATGTGATTTTCTTTTTTATGATTATGAAACATTTGGAGTACATACTGCATTAGATAAGCCTGTACAATTTGCATCGATTCGTACTGATTATAATTTTAATATTATTGATGATAATGTTAGTGTTTTTTATTGCGCTCCACCGAATGATTATTTGCCTAATCCGGAATCGGTTTTAATCACAGGTATTACACCTCAATATGCAATAAAAAAAGGTTTAAATGAATTTTATTTTGCTCGAAAAATTTATAGTATTTTAAATACGAAATTTATTTGTGTCATTGGATATAATAATATTGTGTTTGATGATGAAATAACGAGAAATATATTTTATAGAAATTTTTTTGATCCTTATAGTTGGAGTTGGAAAAATTATAATTCTCGTTGGGATTTAATTAATGTTGTTCGAGCATGTTATTTATTACGACCAGAAGGTATTGTATGGCCGAAAAATAAATTAGGTTTTGTGAGTTTTAAATTACATGATTTAACACGTAGTAATCATATTAATCATTATGATGTACATAATGCAGCTTCTGATGTTTTAGCAACAGTAAGTTTAGCTAAATTGGTAAAATTAAAACAACCTAAGTTGTTTAATTATTTATTTAAATATAGGTTAAAGGATAATCTTAAATTACTTATTAATAAAGTACAATGGCAACCTTTGGTTTATATTTCAGGAATTTTTGGTAATATAAGAAATAATATGACTTGTATTGTACCAATATTTTGGAATATTAAAAATTTCAATATGTTAGTATTTTTTGATTTATATATGGATAGTCATTCATTAGTTGATTTTCTTCTCGAGAATCGGTATAGAAATAATATTACTATATCAAAATTATTTTCATTTGGCATTGGTTTTTTATATATTAATCAATGTCCTATATTAGTTCCTGTGAATTTATTGGATCATGCAAATCAATATCGTTTAAATATTAATTTAAATTCGTATTTAAATAAAATATATTTTTTACGTAAAAATATATTTTTATTTTATGAAATAAGAAAATTGTTTAGTAATTTTGTTTATTGTAATGCAAATCATGATGTTGATTTACAAATATATCGTTCTTTTTTTTCTAATTATGATAAAAAACAAATGCGTATCATACATACTATTTCAATTAATGATTTAAAAAATATTAGTATAAATTTTTTTGATTCTCGATTATATGAAATGTTTTTTCGATATCGTGCGCGTAATTTTCCTCAATCTTTAAATTGTTTTGAAAAAATAAAATGGTTATTATATCGATTAAAAAAATTTAATAAAAATTTTTTAGAAAGGTATTTTGATAATCTAAATCAACTTATGAATCAATATAGTAAAAATTTAAAAAAAATTAATCTTTTAAATGATTTAAAAAGATATGTACAGTATTTTATTCAATTTAAATAA
- the pyrE gene encoding orotate phosphoribosyltransferase — MREWKKKFIEFSLHNKILTFGKFQLKSGRNSPYFFNSKYFYTGLNILKLGKFYAHAIVHSKINPDMLFGLAYKGIPIVVATAIALKIYYNINLPYCFNRKEFKNYGDQGIIIGPNINHNNIIIIDDVLTSGITIQKYINTKPNNSIYSIFVAFNRQEYGISNVYSATEEIKNNHPYCKIFSIINIFDLIKYLIKYNKYPKKLKKIITYQNIYGCKKYII; from the coding sequence ATGAGAGAATGGAAAAAAAAATTTATTGAATTTTCTTTACATAATAAAATATTAACATTTGGAAAATTTCAGTTGAAATCTGGAAGAAATAGCCCTTATTTTTTTAATTCAAAATATTTTTATACTGGTTTAAATATTCTTAAATTAGGAAAATTTTATGCACATGCAATTGTACATTCAAAAATAAATCCTGATATGCTTTTTGGTTTAGCATATAAAGGAATTCCCATAGTTGTTGCTACAGCAATAGCATTAAAAATATATTATAATATCAATCTACCATATTGTTTTAATCGAAAAGAATTTAAAAATTATGGAGATCAAGGTATCATTATTGGACCAAATATAAACCATAATAACATTATTATTATAGATGATGTTCTTACATCCGGAATAACAATACAAAAATACATCAATACAAAACCAAATAACTCTATTTATAGTATATTTGTTGCATTCAATAGACAAGAATACGGAATATCAAATGTATATAGTGCAACAGAAGAAATAAAAAATAATCATCCATATTGCAAAATATTTTCGATTATTAATATATTTGATTTAATTAAATATCTTATAAAATATAATAAATATCCAAAAAAACTAAAAAAAATTATAACATACCAAAATATATATGGATGTAAAAAATACATTATTTAA
- the dut gene encoding dUTP diphosphatase, producing the protein MMNIVDIKILDDRIGTKFPSLTYSTDGSSGLDLRACIKKKIISVCSNQVILIPTGIAIFIKDPLITAFILPRSGLGHYHGIVLGNTIGVIDSDYQGELMLSVWNRSKKTFYISCGDRVAQMIFVPIIKPDFNIVSDFKNTNRNIHGFGSSGIK; encoded by the coding sequence ATTATGAATATTGTTGATATAAAAATATTAGATGATCGTATAGGAACAAAATTTCCGTCTTTGACATATTCAACTGACGGATCTTCTGGTTTGGATTTGAGAGCGTGTATAAAAAAAAAAATTATTTCTGTCTGTTCTAATCAAGTTATATTAATACCTACTGGTATTGCTATTTTTATTAAAGATCCATTAATTACTGCTTTTATTTTACCTCGTTCAGGATTAGGTCATTATCATGGTATAGTTTTAGGTAATACTATTGGTGTTATTGATTCGGATTATCAAGGTGAATTAATGCTTTCAGTATGGAATAGAAGTAAAAAAACATTTTATATTTCTTGTGGAGATCGGGTAGCACAAATGATTTTTGTTCCGATCATTAAGCCAGATTTTAATATAGTTTCAGATTTTAAAAATACCAATCGTAATATACATGGTTTTGGATCTTCTGGTATTAAATAA
- the rplI gene encoding 50S ribosomal protein L9 yields MEIILLKDIRNVGKIGSIITVKSGYARNYLIPLGQALRSSSENINIIQNKKNQLDKKVKFRISQAKLRLNQVKSLPIIKIYVRSRKHEKLFGSIGPKDIANAIMKLGVQVDKQEIYIKNGYIRKLGVYKVIFRPYKTIETSCLVHVLSQNSI; encoded by the coding sequence ATGGAAATTATTTTATTGAAAGATATTAGAAATGTAGGGAAAATAGGAAGTATTATTACAGTGAAATCTGGATATGCACGTAATTACCTTATTCCTTTAGGTCAAGCATTAAGATCGAGTTCTGAAAATATTAATATTATACAAAATAAGAAAAATCAATTAGATAAAAAGGTAAAATTTAGGATATCTCAAGCTAAATTAAGATTAAATCAAGTAAAATCTTTACCGATTATTAAAATATATGTTCGATCACGTAAACATGAAAAATTGTTTGGTTCTATTGGACCAAAAGATATTGCAAATGCAATTATGAAATTAGGAGTTCAAGTAGATAAACAAGAAATTTATATAAAAAATGGTTATATTCGTAAATTAGGTGTGTATAAAGTCATTTTTAGACCTTATAAAACAATAGAAACCAGTTGTTTAGTACATGTTCTTTCTCAAAATAGTATTTGA
- the rpsR gene encoding 30S ribosomal protein S18, with protein sequence MIRYFRRKKFCRFTANRVKEVDYKDIVTLKSYITETGKIVPSRITGTRSKYQRQLSRAIKRARYLALLPYTDQHC encoded by the coding sequence ATGATTCGATATTTTAGGCGAAAAAAATTTTGTCGTTTTACTGCAAATCGTGTTAAAGAGGTAGATTACAAAGATATTGTTACGTTAAAGAGTTATATTACAGAAACTGGTAAAATTGTTCCGAGTAGAATTACAGGTACTCGATCGAAGTATCAAAGACAGTTATCTCGAGCAATTAAAAGAGCTCGATATTTAGCATTACTTCCTTATACAGATCAACATTGTTAA
- the rpsF gene encoding 30S ribosomal protein S6, with protein sequence MRHYEIVIIIHPDQTSEQIMHIIKHYKTFIMQNHGIIYRLEDWGRRQLAYPIKKLHKAYYILMNIHIEPVKISELKEILFFNEVVLRSMIITVKEKIVVPSVILKLKNDKMDKR encoded by the coding sequence ATGCGTCATTATGAAATTGTTATTATTATTCATCCTGATCAAACATCAGAACAAATTATGCATATTATAAAACATTATAAAACGTTTATTATGCAAAATCATGGAATTATATATCGTTTAGAAGATTGGGGAAGACGTCAGTTAGCATATCCTATTAAAAAGTTGCATAAAGCTTATTATATATTAATGAACATTCACATTGAACCAGTTAAAATTAGTGAATTGAAAGAAATATTATTTTTTAATGAAGTTGTTTTACGTAGTATGATTATTACAGTCAAAGAAAAAATTGTTGTTCCATCTGTAATTTTAAAGTTAAAAAATGATAAAATGGATAAAAGATAA
- a CDS encoding adenylosuccinate synthase: MKQNIIVLGTQWGDEGKGKIVDLLTNKFDYVVRYQGGHNAGHTIVVNCKKIILHLIPSGILHNHMICVLGNGVVISPKALIKEINMLSSLNIFVHNRLFISEHCPLVLDYHINMDIAREKFLRKQLIGTTGKGIGPSYEDKVSRRGLKIGDLRNTNVLMKKLKNIINYYNFQLVNYYGGSPLEYELVLEELLTYQNTLIKKIKDVPLILNEACYLKKKIIFEGAQGTFLDLDHGIFPYVTSSNSTIGGVFTGSGVNLNYNFYVLGIVKAYCTRVGFGPFPTELHDAIGTHLFTKGMEFGSTTGRKRRTGWLDLVLLSRSILLNSIHSLCLTKLDVLDGLSELKICVAYKHINSSKIFTTPCDILDWNTIEPVYEVLPGWMQSTVGIKSMNQLPSEAKDYILFIEKNICTRIFIDMISTGPERSQTIVNIEF; this comes from the coding sequence ATGAAACAAAATATTATTGTGTTAGGTACACAATGGGGAGATGAAGGAAAAGGTAAAATAGTAGATTTATTAACTAATAAATTTGATTATGTTGTTAGATACCAAGGTGGACATAACGCTGGACATACTATAGTAGTAAATTGTAAAAAAATTATTTTACATTTAATTCCTTCTGGTATATTACATAATCACATGATTTGTGTTTTGGGTAATGGTGTAGTTATTTCACCTAAAGCATTAATTAAAGAAATAAATATGTTATCTAGTTTAAATATTTTTGTTCATAATCGTTTATTCATTTCAGAACATTGTCCTCTAGTTTTAGATTATCATATCAATATGGATATAGCTAGAGAAAAATTTTTAAGGAAACAATTAATTGGAACAACAGGAAAAGGTATTGGTCCATCTTATGAAGACAAGGTATCTCGTCGAGGACTTAAAATAGGTGATTTACGTAATACTAACGTATTAATGAAAAAATTGAAAAATATAATTAATTATTATAATTTTCAGTTGGTAAATTATTATGGAGGTTCTCCATTAGAATATGAATTAGTTTTAGAAGAACTATTGACATATCAAAATACTTTAATTAAAAAAATCAAGGATGTACCATTGATATTAAACGAAGCATGTTATTTGAAGAAGAAAATTATCTTTGAAGGTGCTCAAGGTACTTTTTTAGATTTAGATCATGGTATTTTCCCATATGTGACTTCTTCTAATAGTACTATAGGTGGTGTTTTTACTGGTTCTGGAGTCAACTTAAATTATAATTTTTATGTTTTAGGTATAGTAAAAGCCTATTGTACTAGAGTAGGTTTTGGTCCGTTTCCTACAGAATTACATGATGCTATTGGTACTCATTTATTTACAAAAGGAATGGAGTTTGGTTCTACTACTGGACGTAAAAGACGGACGGGTTGGTTAGATTTAGTATTGTTATCACGCTCCATTTTGTTAAATTCGATTCATTCATTATGTTTAACAAAATTAGATGTTTTAGATGGTTTATCAGAATTAAAAATTTGTGTTGCTTATAAACATATTAATTCATCCAAAATTTTTACAACACCATGTGATATATTAGATTGGAATACCATTGAACCTGTTTATGAAGTATTACCTGGATGGATGCAATCTACAGTAGGAATAAAATCGATGAATCAATTACCATCTGAAGCTAAAGATTATATATTGTTTATAGAAAAAAATATTTGTACACGAATATTTATTGATATGATTTCCACTGGTCCTGAAAGATCTCAAACAATTGTGAATATAGAATTTTAA
- a CDS encoding glutamine amidotransferase-related protein — MKEIILLDNFDSFTYNIVDQLRVYNYHVIIYRNNVSVSTILSTLFSMKNPIVLLSPGPGIPKQSGCMMHLLSFVIGIVPVIGICLGYQAIVEYYGGVLKYTNQILHGKTSLVLHDGKEMFKGIVNPLLVARYHSCICANIPSTLTINAKYKNVIMSIRNNFDRVCGFQFHPESILTTYGDQLLYNTVKWAYSKY, encoded by the coding sequence ATGAAAGAAATTATTTTATTGGATAATTTTGATTCTTTTACATATAATATAGTTGATCAATTACGTGTTTATAATTATCATGTTATTATTTATCGTAATAATGTTTCTGTTAGTACCATCTTGTCTACTTTATTTAGTATGAAAAATCCAATAGTATTACTTTCTCCAGGTCCTGGAATACCTAAACAGTCAGGATGTATGATGCATTTGTTATCATTTGTTATTGGTATTGTTCCAGTAATTGGTATTTGTTTAGGATATCAGGCAATTGTTGAATATTATGGTGGTGTTTTGAAATATACAAATCAAATTTTACATGGTAAAACATCGTTAGTATTGCATGATGGAAAAGAAATGTTTAAAGGTATTGTTAACCCATTATTAGTTGCTCGATATCATTCATGTATATGTGCCAATATTCCTTCCACGTTGACAATTAATGCCAAATATAAAAATGTTATTATGTCTATTCGTAATAATTTTGATAGAGTTTGTGGATTTCAATTTCATCCAGAATCTATTCTTACTACATATGGGGATCAGTTGTTATATAATACTGTCAAATGGGCATATTCAAAATATTAA